From the Bacteroidota bacterium genome, the window GGCGTCTTGTTTGGTAGCACATGGTTCGCGATGCCCTGTTTTGGTGTGTCTCAACACTCGAACGAAGGCCGTACGCTATTGATGCTAATTCCTTCATTGGCGCCTGGCATTTCGTGCTTCCCATTTGTTATCGAATACATGAATGATGAAGCGCTTGCCTGGGCAGCCCTTACTGATCTGGGCAACAAGATCTTTGTGCTCATCCTGCTCTATATCCTCGCGTTGTACTGGTATCAACAACTATATAGGGCAACCACCAGACAAACAGGCAAAGGAAGAGCCCTCATTAAGGCGATGGTTCAGGAGCCGGTAAACCTGGTGTTATTTGCCGGCGTATTGCTGATTCTGTTCGGCTTCAACCTGGGCTCCCTTCCGCTTTTCATACAAGACACACTGCTGCGCCTGAGCAATATGATGACCCCGATGGTGCTGCTCTTTATTGGCATCGCTGTGCTCATCCGTGCTGGCGACCTGCGCCTGATCCTTACAGCATTATCGTGGAAAGCCGGCGTTGCACTCAAAGCCAGTGCGTTACTGCTTTTCCTTTTCCCCACGGCCCCGCATGCGCTGCTCATTGTCATCTTCCCGCTGAGCGCATGCAGTTTTTGGCCCTACGCGCACATGTGCGCCATCAACAAGCTATCCAGTGAAGATGAGCAAACACAGGTCTTTGACCTTAACCTGGCATTATCTACACTAGCCCTGTCTTTACCCCTCTCTACAGTCCTGATCTTGCTGGCCTGTACCTTCGAAACATTCTTTGTAGATCCCCTCAATGCATTTGGCGTTGGCACCGTTTTCATGGCTATCGCATGGGCGCCTTCGTTCTGGCAACGTTTACGTCGTTTCACTGCCTTTCGCGTTATGCAAAC encodes:
- a CDS encoding permease; the protein is MRRKVPDREKMAGIKALILSVALPATIFIALLKIELTASLLTLPLLALLLNGVLFGSTWFAMPCFGVSQHSNEGRTLLMLIPSLAPGISCFPFVIEYMNDEALAWAALTDLGNKIFVLILLYILALYWYQQLYRATTRQTGKGRALIKAMVQEPVNLVLFAGVLLILFGFNLGSLPLFIQDTLLRLSNMMTPMVLLFIGIAVLIRAGDLRLILTALSWKAGVALKASALLLFLFPTAPHALLIVIFPLSACSFWPYAHMCAINKLSSEDEQTQVFDLNLALSTLALSLPLSTVLILLACTFETFFVDPLNAFGVGTVFMAIAWAPSFWQRLRRFTAFRVMQTDTRVTGAISKSQ